In Phyllopteryx taeniolatus isolate TA_2022b chromosome 8, UOR_Ptae_1.2, whole genome shotgun sequence, one genomic interval encodes:
- the st14a gene encoding ST14 transmembrane serine protease matriptase a — protein sequence MDYMDSGLRYTPTQDKEWDTNVQFLPASDNKKLEKKKGPGKVGAVVGVLILCAVVALMAGLLVWHFHFRKDVRVKKLYSASMRITNQVFEDAYENANSSEFKALAKQVKMQLKTLYSKSPQLAKYYVGSTVQAFSEGSVIAYYISEFNVPTGQESAVDSAMSAMDKLVDKEQRSIYRPGNSLLLEDVVSSELDSRLFSAEFSRFLRFSEHTRTNHIGQIKSPGFPDSPYPPNTFMEWQLRADPNYIIKLDFDTMNLEENCDNDFVKIYDSLVAIEARVVQEMCGYYSPSEPLTFLSSGNVMLVTMATNQVKNYPGFRAQVSQVRRGSTSTMCGGQLTGDIGRFTSPNFPNYYPPRTSCQWTIQVPAGKSVKVTFKKFLISEPGQDGSKGCRKDYVEINGKKFCGDHPDNSVVKTSSTNEMTIVFFSDGSYVDRGFDAMYEAVDVADPCPKQFQCKNQRCIKPELKCDGWNDCNDMSDELNCKCSSSQINCKNGLCKPMFWKCDSVDDCGDGTDEQNCGTCSTGQLTCKNGQCVSEKSRCDGIDDCGDGSDELGCERAAGSVLCTDLTFKCKNDDCISKVNPECDGTKDCEDGSDEDNCDCGRSKFKTSRIVGGQDAEAGEFPWQVSLHAKRYGHVCGASLIGPLWLVTAAHCVQDNGRDRFSEAGTWEAYMGLHTQRNIGSTVVKRNLKRIIPHPNYNDYTFDNDIALMELDSPVTYSDYIQPICLPAPTHDFTVGTTVWITGWGATREGGVAATVLQKAQVRTINHKVCDNLMGGQLTNRMMCAGVLSGGVDACQGDSGGPLSIPSGNRMFLGGVVSWGDGCARRNKPGIYTTVTKFHGWIKEKTGV from the exons ATGGACTACATGGACAGCGGGCTGAGGTACACCCCCACCCAG GACAAAGAATGGGACACCAATGTTCAGTTCCTGCCGGCATCGGACAACAAAAAGCTGGAGAAGAAGAAAGGTCCTGGGAAGGTGGGCGCCGTGGTCGGAGTGCTGATCTTGTGCGCCGTCGTAGCACTGATGGCCGGCCTGCTGGTCTGGCATTTCCATT TCCGTAAAGACGTGCGCGTCAAGAAGCTGTACAGCGCCTCCATGCGAATCACCAACCAGGTTTTCGAGGACGCCTACGAGAACGCCAACAGCTCTGAGTTCAAGGCGCTGGCCAAGCAGGTCAAGATGCAG CTGAAAACGCTCTACAGCAAGAGTCCGCAGCTGGCCAAATACTACGTTGGCTCGACAGTTCAGGCTTTTAG CGAGGGCAGCGTCATTGCGTACTACATCTCAGAGTTCAACGTTCCGACTGGCCAGGAGTCGGCAGTGGACAGTGCCATGTCCGCCATGGACAAACTGGTTGACAAAGAGCAGCGCAGCATTTACAGGCCAGGCAACTCTCTGCTTCTGGAAGACGTCGTGTCCTCGG aacTCGATTCACGATTGTTTTCAGCAGAATTCAGCA GATTCTTGAGGTTTTCCGAGCACACGAGGACCAACCACATTGGCCAGATCAAGTCCCCCGGCTTCCCCGACAGCCCATACCCGCCCAACACCTTTATGGAGTGGCAGCTGCGGGCCGACCCCAACTACATCATCAAGCTGGACTTCGACACGATGAATCTGGAGGAGAACTGCGACAACGACTTTGTCAAGATCTACGACTCCCTGGTGGCCATCGAGGCCAGGGTTGTGCAGGA GATGTGTGGCTACTACTCACCCAGCGAGCCCCTGACCTTTCTGTCCTCTGGCAACGTGATGCTAGTCACCATGGCGACCAACCAAGTGAAGAACTACCCAGGCTTCCGAGCACAAGTGTCGCAGGTGCGACGCGGCAGCACTA gtACGATGTGCGGTGGCCAACTGACAGGTGACATAGGCCGTTTTACTTCCCCCAACTTTCCAAATTACTACCCGCCTCGGACCTCCTGCCAGTGGACCATCCAG GTCCCTGCCGGAAAGTCGGTGAAAGTGACATTCAAAAAGTTCCTCATATCCGAACCGGGCCAGGACGGAAGCAAGGGCTGCCGCAAGGACTACGTGGAGATCAACGGAAAGAA GTTTTGTGGAGATCACCCCGACAACTCTGTCGTGAAGACCAGCAGCACCAATGAAATGACCATTGTGTTTTTCTCCGACGGATCCTATGTGGACCGAGGCTTTGACGCTATGTATGAGGCAGTTGACGTCGCCGACC CTTGCCCCAAGCAGTTCCAGTGCAAGAACCAGCGCTGCATCAAGCCTGAGCTCAAGTGTGACGGCTGGAACGACTGCAACGACATGAGCGACGAGCTGAACTGCA AGTGCAGCTCCAGTCAGATCAATTGTAAGAACGGGCTGTGCAAGCCCATGTTCTGGAAGTGTGACAGCGTAGATGACTGCGGCGACGGCACAGACGAGCAGAACTGCG GCACTTGTTCTACTGGACAACTCACCTGCAAGAACGGCCAATGCGTCTCGGAGAAGAGTCGTTGTGATGGGATAGACGACTGTGGCGATGGTTCTGATGAGCTTGGCTGTGAACGAG CTGCTGGTTCTGTGTTGTGCACTGACCTCACATTCAAATGCAAAAACGACGACTGTATCAGCAAAGTCAACCCTGAATGTGACGGTACCAAAGACTGCGAGGATGGCTCGGATGAGGACAACTGCG ATTGTGGGCGCAGCAAGTTCAAGACATCACGTATCGTTGGCGGTCAGGATGCGGAGGCGGGCGAGTTCCCGTGGCAAGTCAGCCTGCACGCCAAGCGTTACGGACACGTTTGTGGTGCCAGCCTCATCGGCCCACTCTGGCTTGTCACCGCCGCCCATTGTGTGCAGGACAACGGCAGGGACAG GTTTTCTGAGGCTGGTACTTGGGAGGCGTATATGGGCCTCCACACGCAGCGCAACATAGGCAGCACAGTAGTAAAAAGGAACTTGAAGAGGATCATTCCGCACCCAAATTACAACGACTACACCTTTGACAACGACATCGCCCTGATGGAGCTGGACAGTCCCGTCACGTACAGCGACTACATCCAGCCCATCTGCCTCCCCGCCCCGACGCACGACTTCACCGTCGGGACCACCGTCTGGATCACTGGCTGGGGCGCCACTCGGGAGGGAG GAGTCGCAGCGACAGTGTTGCAAAAAGCTCAGGTGCGCACTATCAACCACAAGGTGTGTGACAATTTGATGGGCGGTCAGCTGACCAACAGAATGATGTGTGCCGGTGTTCTGAGTGGAGGAGTCGACGCTTGTCAG GGGGACTCTGGTGGGCCGCTCTCCATTCCATCCGGCAACCGCATGTTCCTGGGCGGCGTGGTCAGCTGGGGCGACGGCTGTGCCCGCCGGAACAAGCCAGGCATCTACACAACGGTCACCAAATTCCATGGCTGGATCAAAGAGAAGACGGGTGTGTAG